One Mucilaginibacter ginkgonis genomic region harbors:
- a CDS encoding ImuA family protein: protein MVAAKQQIIQQLQKDILRLQGIRTFDNGSRQTFGLGDVEQAFPGGVIPTGTVHEFLCFEAEHKAATGGFISGLLSTLMHNNGVCIWVSSSRMLFPMGLSIFNIAPHHVIFIDVKREKDILWATEEALKCDGLAAVVTELKEMSFTQSRRLQLAVEQSKVTGFILRNDPLKLTTSACAARWQITSLPSELEGDMPGVGFPRWNVELLKVRNGNPGAWQVEWRGGKFTAIAQQATSEEIHTYTRKAG, encoded by the coding sequence ATGGTTGCCGCAAAACAACAGATCATCCAGCAGTTGCAAAAGGATATCCTGCGTTTACAGGGGATCCGCACTTTCGATAATGGTTCCAGGCAAACTTTTGGATTGGGTGATGTTGAACAAGCTTTCCCGGGTGGAGTAATTCCTACAGGTACTGTTCATGAATTTCTATGTTTTGAAGCCGAGCATAAAGCAGCTACCGGTGGTTTTATAAGCGGGTTATTAAGCACCCTGATGCATAACAACGGTGTATGCATTTGGGTAAGCAGTTCACGGATGCTGTTCCCAATGGGTTTGAGTATATTTAATATCGCACCCCACCACGTGATCTTTATTGATGTAAAGCGCGAAAAAGATATCCTCTGGGCAACAGAAGAAGCGCTTAAATGCGATGGACTGGCTGCCGTAGTTACCGAGTTGAAAGAGATGAGCTTCACCCAGTCGAGGCGGTTACAATTGGCAGTTGAGCAAAGTAAAGTTACGGGCTTTATTTTACGAAATGATCCTTTAAAGCTCACTACATCTGCATGCGCGGCACGGTGGCAGATCACCTCATTACCAAGTGAATTGGAAGGCGACATGCCGGGTGTAGGCTTCCCCCGCTGGAATGTCGAATTGTTAAAAGTGCGTAACGGAAACCCCGGCGCATGGCAGGTTGAGTGGCGTGGCGGTAAATTTACAGCAATAGCACAACAAGCTACTTCCGAAGAAATCCATACATATACCAGAAAGGCAGGCTGA